In a single window of the Anabas testudineus chromosome 19, fAnaTes1.2, whole genome shotgun sequence genome:
- the LOC113155892 gene encoding dual specificity phosphatase DUPD1-like isoform X2 codes for MRPEEEPEYQTPPTCDLLGLLLKNRRPAGAVNEVWPNLYIGNAAAAQDKTLLVSLGITHIVNAAHGPQHIDTGPCFYKDINIVYHGVEAADCKDFDLSPFFTETADFIHSAMIQRGKVLVHCARGISRSAALVLSFLMIQEALTLVEAVEAVRRHRSILPNVGFLRQLRQLDSSLALRRRKRQHQHLNI; via the exons ATGAGACCAGAGGAGGAGCCAGAGTATCAGACACCTCCCACCTGCGATCTGCTCGGCCTTCTGCTGAAGAACAGGCGCCCCGCTGGAGCTGTCAATGAGGTTTGGCCCAACCTCTACATCGGAAACGC GGCTGCAGCTCAGGATAAAACCCTGTTAGTGAGTCTGGGAATAACACACATAGTGAACGCTGCACATGGCCCCCAGCACATTGACACTGGGCCATGTTTCTACAAAGACATTAACATAGTCTATCACGGAGTAGAGGCAGCAGACTGTAAAGATTTTGATTTAAGCCCATTCTTCACTGAGACAGCGGATTTCATTCACAGTGCCATGATTCAGAGAG GCAAGGTGCTCGTCCACTGTGCTCGAGGAATCAGCCGCTCCGCAGCTCTGGTACTGTCCTTCTTAATGATCCAAGAAGCACTCACCCTGGTGGAGGCAGTCGAAGCTGTTCGCAGGCACAGAAGCATCCTCCCAAATGTTGGATTTCTGAGGCAACTCCGTCAACTGGACTCATCCTTGgccctgaggaggaggaagagacagCATCAACATCTGAACATATGA
- the LOC113155892 gene encoding dual specificity phosphatase DUPD1-like isoform X1, which produces MATLTDMRPEEEPEYQTPPTCDLLGLLLKNRRPAGAVNEVWPNLYIGNAAAAQDKTLLVSLGITHIVNAAHGPQHIDTGPCFYKDINIVYHGVEAADCKDFDLSPFFTETADFIHSAMIQRGKVLVHCARGISRSAALVLSFLMIQEALTLVEAVEAVRRHRSILPNVGFLRQLRQLDSSLALRRRKRQHQHLNI; this is translated from the exons ATGGCAACACTCACAGATATGAGACCAGAGGAGGAGCCAGAGTATCAGACACCTCCCACCTGCGATCTGCTCGGCCTTCTGCTGAAGAACAGGCGCCCCGCTGGAGCTGTCAATGAGGTTTGGCCCAACCTCTACATCGGAAACGC GGCTGCAGCTCAGGATAAAACCCTGTTAGTGAGTCTGGGAATAACACACATAGTGAACGCTGCACATGGCCCCCAGCACATTGACACTGGGCCATGTTTCTACAAAGACATTAACATAGTCTATCACGGAGTAGAGGCAGCAGACTGTAAAGATTTTGATTTAAGCCCATTCTTCACTGAGACAGCGGATTTCATTCACAGTGCCATGATTCAGAGAG GCAAGGTGCTCGTCCACTGTGCTCGAGGAATCAGCCGCTCCGCAGCTCTGGTACTGTCCTTCTTAATGATCCAAGAAGCACTCACCCTGGTGGAGGCAGTCGAAGCTGTTCGCAGGCACAGAAGCATCCTCCCAAATGTTGGATTTCTGAGGCAACTCCGTCAACTGGACTCATCCTTGgccctgaggaggaggaagagacagCATCAACATCTGAACATATGA
- the LOC113155964 gene encoding dual specificity phosphatase DUPD1-like, with amino-acid sequence MPRGFSCLASPEGASCRYETPLASELHRLMWTKKGTSNHLDEVYPRIYIGDMYAAKDKSTLQAHHITHVLNAAHGKFSVNTGPSFYRDTQITYHGVEAFDMPSFNLSPFFYPAANFIKNALPTGKVLVHCAMGLSRSSSLVLAYLMIHENMTLVDAIKAVGTKRNISPNEGFLEQLRELDKKLHCQSSLSSWSVSGRT; translated from the exons ATGCCCAGAGGGTTCAGCTGCTTGGCAAGCCCCGAGGGGGCAAGCTGCAGGTATGAGACCCCCTTGGCTTCAGAGCTGCATCGGCTGATGTGGACGAAGAAAGGGACCAGCAACCATCTGGATGAGGTTTATCCCAGGATCTACATAGGAGACAT GTACGCAGCCAAAGACAAGAGCACACTCCAGGCTCACCACATCACCCACGTGCTTAACGCTGCTCATGGGAAGTTCAGCGTGAACACAGGGCCCAGCTTCTACAGAGACACCCAAATCACTTATCATGGAGTGGAAGCTTTTGACATGCCATCATTTAACTTAAGTCCCTTCTTTTACCCAGCGGCCAACTTTATCAAGAACGCTTTGCCCACAG GTAAAGTGCTTGTCCACTGTGCGATGGGTCTCAGCCGCTCATCCTCCTTGGTCCTGGCCTACCTGATGATCCATGAGAACATGACGCTGGTGGATGCAATCAAAGCTGTCGGCACTAAAAGGAACATCTCCCCGAATGAGGGTTTCCTGGAGCAGCTCAGAGAGCTGGACAAAAAGCTGCACTGCCAGAGCTCGTTGAGCAGCTGGAGTGTCAGTGGGCGAACTTGA
- the LOC113155965 gene encoding dual specificity protein phosphatase 13-like has protein sequence MSAWKSKRKEYLTVKDLQKVLDSCRLHLSQIDEVWPNIYIGNVAVAQNKAALLKLGITHVLNAAHSKRGSIGNQSFYGSDFVYCGIPADDSTHFDLDVYFHPAAEFIHKALKSPDGKVLVHCIMGMSRSSTLVLAYLMIYHQLPLKQALQKLIQKRAIYPNRNFLALLLDLDLQLTRKKKTCQIL, from the exons ATGTCAGCCTGGAAAAGCAAGAGAAAAGAATATCTCACTGTGAAGGATCTGCAAAAGGTTTTGGACTCATGCAGACTGCATCTCAGTCAGATTGACGAGGTCTGGCCAAACATATATATAGGCAACGT gGCAGTAGCCCAAAACAAGGCTGCCTTGCTGAAATTAGGTATAACTCATGTATTAAATGCTGCTCACTCCAAGCGAGGCAGCATAGGGAACCAAAGCTTTTATGGCAGCGACTTTGTGTATTGTGGCATTCCAGCAGATGACTCGACACACTTTGATCTGGATGTTTATTTCCACCCGGCAGCTGAGTTCATTCATAAAGCGCTGAAGTCACCGGATG GGAAAGTTCTGGTGCACTGCATCATGGGAATGAGCCGGTCATCGACCTTGGTCTTAGCGTACCTCATGATCTACCATCAGCTCCCGCTCAAACAGGCTTTACAGAAATTGATCCAGAAGAGAGCCATCTACCCCAACAGGAATTTCCTGGCTTTGCTGTTGGATCTGGATCTTCAGCTgacaaggaaaaagaaaacgtgTCAGATTCTGTAA
- the LOC113155966 gene encoding dual specificity protein phosphatase 13: MRSTMNNIQEYKTVSTPSVKDIVKVLYGGKRFGNHVDEVWPNLFIGDMSVANDRYCLWKLGITHVLNAAHGRMHCQGSHDFYGSTVDYYGVPADDSPSFDLSCYFFPSAEFIQNALDTAGARVFVHCAVGVSRSASLVLAYLMIHHHYTLLDAISKVKERRWIFPNTGFLKQLRALDIKLHKTP, from the exons ATGCGGTCGACTATGAATAATATTCAAGAGTATAAAACAGTTTCTACTCCATCTGTAAAAGACATAGTGAAAGTTTTGTATGGAGGAAAAAGATTTGGCAATCATGTGGATGAAGTTTGGCCTAACCTCTTTATTGGCGACAT GTCAGTAGCCAATGATCGCTACTGTCTGTGGAAGCTGGGTATCACTCATGTTCTGAATGCAGCTCATGGGAGGATGCACTGTCAGGGGAGTCATGACTTCTATGGATCCACTGTGGATTATTATGGAGTGCCTGCAGATGACTCACCATCCTTTGACCTCTCTTGCtatttctttccctctgctgAGTTTATTCAGAATGCACTTGACACGGCTGGTG CTCGGGTTTTTGTGCACTGTGCAGTCGGAGTGAGCAGGTCTGCCTCCCTCGTCCTGGCCTACCTTATGATCCACCACCATTACACCCTGCTGGATGCCATCAGTAAGGTCAAAGAGCGCAGATGGATTTTCCCAAACACAGGATTCCTCAAACAGCTTCGTGCTTTGGATATAAAACTACACAAGACACCCTGA
- the samd8 gene encoding sphingomyelin synthase-related protein 1, whose translation MTQLSVRRWTPKHVARWLKEEGFCDYVDLLCYKHRLDGTSLLALSEYDLRSPPLELKVLGDIKRLMVSIRKLQKQNIDVMEELGLPFDGHSPTGSGGSLDWLCNGDPGRDCDSTDTAPVGEEYHQYTNGKYKQQTRRLDPEYWKTVLSSVYVVFVFGFTSFVMVIVHERVPDMRTYPPLPDIFLDSVPRIPWAFAMAEACGVILCNIWLLVLLLHKHRSILLRRMCSLMGTVFMLRCITMFVTSLSVPGQHLQCSGKMYGDMWAKLQRAVAIWSGFGMTLTGVHTCGDYMFSGHTVVLTMLNFFVTEYTPRSWNFIHTLSWVLNLFGIFFILAAHEHYSIDVFIAFYITTRLFLYYHTLANTRAYQQSRRARIWFPMFSFFECNVNGPVPNEYCWPFSRPAVMRRLIR comes from the exons ATGACCCAACTGAGTGTCCGTCGCTGGACGCCCAAACATGTGGCCAGGTGGCTGAAGGAAGAGGGCTTCTGTGACTATGTGGACCTGTTGTGTTACAAGCACAGACTGGACGGCACCAGTCTGCTCGCCCTCAGCGAGTATGACCTCCGTTCACCACCCCTGGAGCTCAAGGTGCTGGGAGACATCAAGCGGCTGATGGTGTCAATTCGcaaactgcagaaacagaacattGATGTGATGGAGGAGTTAGGTCTTCCCTTTGATGGTCACTCTCCTACGGGCTCTGGAGGCAGTTTGGACTGGCTGTGTAATGGAGACCCAGGCAGAGACTGTGACAGCACTGACACAGCACCGGTGGGAGAGGAGTACCACCAGTATACTAATGGAAAGTACAAGCAGCAGACAAGACGTTTGGACCCAGAGTACTGGAAGACAGTGCTAAGCTCTGTCtatgtggtgtttgtgtttgggttCACTTCCTTTGTCATGGTCATAGTGCATGAGAGGGTGCCTGACATGCGCACATACCCTCCACTGCCAGATATTTTCCTAGACAG TGTGCCTAGAATACCGTGGGCCTTTGCCATGGCTGAAGCGTGCGGAGTGATCCTCTGCAACATCTGGCTGCTTGTTCTGCTGCTCCATAAACACAG GTCCATCCTCTTGCGGCGCATGTGCAGCCTCATGGGGACGGTATTCATGCTGCGCTGTATCACCATGTTTGTCACCTCCCTCTCTGTGCCAGGACAGCACCTGCAGTGCTCAGGAAAG ATGTATGGTGACATGTGGGCCAAACTGCAGCGGGCTGTGGCCATCTGGAGTGGCTTCGGGATGACCCTGACCGGCGTGCATACATGTGGTGACTACATGTTCAGTGGCCACACGGTAGTCCTCACCATGCTCAACTTCTTTGTCACAGAGT ACACTCCCCGAAGCTGGAACTTTATTCACACGTTGTCCTGGGTCCTCAATCTCTTTGGCATCTTCTTCATCCTGGCGGCACACGAACACTACTCCATCGATGTTTTTATAGCCTTCTACATCACCACCAGGCTCTTCCTGTACTACCACACTCTAGCCAACACCCGGGCCTATCAGCAGAGTCGAAGAGCCCGCATCTGGTTCCCCATGTTCTCTTTCTTCGAGTGCAATGTCAACGGGCCGGTCCCCAACGAGTACTGCTGGCCCTTCTCTAGACCTGCTGTGATGAGAAGGCTGATTAGGTAA